Sequence from the Candidatus Thermoplasmatota archaeon genome:
GGCAGCGACAAAGAATCGGCATTGCACGTGCCCTCGCTTTAAATCCAGATTTCATTATACTGGATGAACCAACTTCAGCATTAGATGTTTCAGTTCAAGCATAAATTCTCAATTTGTTAAAAGATCTCCAGAAAAAATTTGGGTTAACCTATTTATTCATCACCCATAATTTAAGTGTAATCAAACATATCAGTGACAGGATAGCTATAATGTACGCAGGGAAAATCGTTGAACTAGCGCCAACACAAGAAATATTCAAAGAACCTATACATCCTTACACTAAAGCTTTGCTTTCAGCAATTCCTATCTCAGATCCTCTTTTAAAAAGAAAATTTATTCCCTTGAAAGGAGAAGTCCCTAGTCTTGTGAACCCCCTCTGGTTGTAGATTCCATCCCAGATGCGACCATGCGACCCAGCAATGTTCAAAAGTTGAACCGGTTTTAAAGGAAGTAAAAAAAGACCATTATGTAGCGTGTTTACCCAATGAAACTTAGATATCTCTTCATTAGACAAAATCTTTCAAAAAAAGAACCTTTCTGTTCTCAAAATAAAAAACAAACTCCAAGAAAAAAATCACACACAGGTTCACTATATAGGACTATGCATTATCTTTTAAAAAGAAGACGTGAAAATATCTTAAAAAGTATGATGCGACCATTGTAATAGGAAGTACTAAAATCCATGTTTTTTGTTTTTGCATTGCTGATTGATACACTCATTCCACTTGAGATAATAAGGGTATTATCATCACATTGGGGGTACATTATTGCCTTACTTATCTTAGCTATATTCTTGTATGTTGAGATAAAAATTTACAGCTCATTTTGGGGTAAAAATGGTCGTTTGTCTCTTGAAAAATACAAAGAAAACAGATAAAAAAAGTTAGAAAAAAAAATTATTTATTGTTTTTTCCTAGCCCAGTTATAATGTCTCAACTTACTTGACTCGCCGAAACCACAAGAAGAGCATCTCCTCTTCTGCATATGAAAAGAATGCTTGCCGCATCTTCTACAAATCGTATGGGTTTTTTTGCCGCCAAAATGGGATGATGTTCCTTTCGTCATAAATCAAACCTCATTTCATGGGGATATATAGATTATGTTGTCCCCTCTAACAATAATTGTATCATGTTTCTTAACTAATTCACCGTTCACTATCTCATCAGCTTTTTTGAGAACAAGGTTCATATGAGGGACATCATAGCCATCAAGGATACCATGATATCCTCTTCCGCCTCTAAGCTCCACGATGACACGGTTGTTTAAACTAGCATGCAGTATCTTAAGTGGTTTTTCCATAAAGCTACCTAGGAAACACGAAATAAACATCGTGTTTATAAGGATTTGGGACAAACAAAAAAAAAATGTTGGGTAACATTAAAAAACAAAAAAGAACTAACATGTCTGATGCTGATAAAAGTAAAAAACAGACACACCCTTAGAAGAAAAGAAGTTAGAGAACTAATAAATAAAATCAGGGAAAACTACAACCACAGTTTTTTTGAAGAAAAATCAAACGTTGAAACAGGTGAGGTAGAGGGATACAAACTGGTTTTTGTTGAAAACAAACCAGTTTTTATGTTCCATGAAAAACAGATGGTTTTTACACTAAACGGTATTAATAAATTTAGGCCACAAGAAAAATTTGTAGTAGTTGACATGGGCGCTGTCAGTTTTGTCACAAGCGGGGCAGACGTTATGGCACCAGGAGTAGTTGATGCTGATAAAGGGATTTCCGAGGGTGATCCTGTTTGGGTGTGCGATGAGAAACACAAAAAACCCCTAGCGGTAGGTTTCGCTTTGATGAACAGTGAACAGATGATAAAAGAAGAGAAAGGAAAAGCAGTGAAAGTGGTTCATTACGTTGGTGACAGGCTGTGGAATCTTATCTCCAAAAGTTTATAAACACAAATATATTTTAGAGTAATGGTTAAAATAATCAGGAGATGAAAACCGGTATGGGAATTGTCAATAAGATTTGGGGTGATAAAAAATCAGGTGATGTTGGAGGATATATTGATCTAGAGAAATATGTGGAATCAACTGAAACACCACAGCCAGCAAAAATGTATGTGAGGGTTGGTGAGATACAGAGGTATGAGGATTTAAAAGAGCTCACAGATTATGTTTACGGCGGGAATGTTTTAATACTTGATTTCGCTGCTATAGCCGAGGAAGAGGTTATTCTAAAAAGGATAACAAATGACCTAAAAAAACTTGTTTCTGAGATAAATGGTGACATCGCAGGGATTGGGAATAACTTGATGATTGTTTCTCCATCTGGTGTGAAAATAGATAGAAGGAAAATACGTGGGAGATACGCTTAAAAAAAAATTTTAGTTTTCTTAATTCTTTCACAAAAAAACCTTCTTTTTTTTTCTTTACTCCTTTTTTTTACCAAAAAAAACTTTTTTTTTTCTAGTCTGCCCCTTTTATCCTAATGTTTTTTTTTTAAATAAAAAGGTGGGGGGAATCTGGGTTATGTGGATGGTAAGATGAAAGGAAGAAATAAAAACTCCAGATCCCTCTAAGTTATACTTTGTAGAATGTAATATATATAGTTATCGTGTAAAATTATCTTTTTGAAAAAAAACACACACACAAAAAAAAAACCAAGAAAAACGGACCCACGGGGATTCGAACCCCGGTATCCGGCTCCGAAGGCCGGAAGGATATCCACTACCTCATGGGCCCTTATATAAAATTCTCAGAAGCACAATTACCACATACTGATATAAACTTGTCTAAAAAAAATTATTCAACACCAACTAATAAAAGAAAGATATAAATAGACATAAAATATATCAAACCAAGCGGATGAGATGCATACATAGAAGTTGAAAATGTTAGTTATATTTAGATTAAACTAAACAAAGTCTTAAAGATGTAACAGGGATGCGGATGCGTTACATAAGAGGAAATAAAAAAGTAAAAAAAATCGTTTTCAAACAGGAGGAATCTGTCTTGAAAAAAGACAGAGAAAAACCATTCAAAAAAACATCATCCTCCTCAAAAATAGATGAAAAAAAACTATTAGAAATAGAAAAAAAGATAGACGAAACCATAACAAAAAACAAAGAAACAACAGCTGAAAAAAACCTTGTAGAAAGATACTCATTCAAAAACAAACAAGGAGAAGCCATATATTTCCTAAAAGAGAAAAAAAACAATAACACTGAATCTAAAGATCTAAAAGAAGATGAAAAAGAATTTATAGAAGAACAACCAACCAATCATAAAAACCAGGAAACAAACGGTTCTATAGATAAAAAAATAGATGAAATAATTTTTTCAAAATATGATGATAAAACAGGGGAGATAAAAACAGAAAACAGCGGAATTAAGAAAAAAGAAATCCTTTTAGAAAAGAACAAAACTGTAGACAAAAAAACAAAAAAAGAGAAAACTGCTAAAAATAGAAAATTAAGACTAAGAATAGGAAAAAAAACCTTAAAACCAGATGAATTACCAGAAGAAGAATACGATGAAACTGAACCGCAAACTGATACTAACCTGTTGGATTCATCTGAAAAAGATGATTTAAGTTTAACAGACATTTTGACGGCAAATGTTCAAGAAAATGGTTTAGAACATGTTTTTTTTGATGAGGTGGATATAAGTTTTGGTGGATGGAGCCCGAGGATAACTGATCAAGAAAAAAAGGATCTAGCATTGCCTTTCCAGGCTAAACCAGAGATTAAAAACGAGAACATGGTTGAGGCTGAGATACCAAAGGAACTGTTCAAAGACAAATCCATGATAATTAAGGAGCTTGGTTTAAAAGAAAACGAATGGGAGGAGCTAGAGTTTTATCCACTAAAAGAGCCGTTTGCTTATGTAGAAATATTACGTGAAAAAGAAAGCCTTGATAAACGCTATTTTTTAGTTGAAGTTGATTTAGATGAAGAAGAACAAAGGCTGGTAAAATTTATCACAGAAACCCTAACTACTTTATCAATAAATTATTTAGAGATGCAGTCAACTGGTGATGAGAAGTATCTGGTAAATAAAGTGGATGAGGTTATCAAAGAGTATGGTCTTAAAATAAGAGATGAGTCTAAAAAAAAGATATTGTATTATATCGAAAAAAGTTCTCTAGGGCTTGATAAAATAGATCCACTTATGAGGGATCCTAACATTGAGGACATATCATGTGATGGAGCTAACATACCAATCTTTTTGTATCATAGGAAGTATGGTTCACTTAAGAGCAATATTGATTTTAAAAGTGAGGATGAGCTTTCTTCTTTTATTTTTAAGCTTGCTCAGAAATGTGGTAAACACATAAGCATAGCGGAACCCATGCTGGATGCAACAATGCCAGATGGCTCAAGGATACAGATGACGCTTAGCGATGAGATCACTGCTAAGGGTTCAACGTTTACAATCAGGAAGTTTAGGGAAAACCCGTTCTCGCCACCTGATCTGGTTGAGTTTAACACGATGTCATCAGAGATGCTAGCTTATATGTGGCTTGCTGTTGAAAACGGTGTTAACACACTCATAGCAGGTGGAACAGCCAGTGGCAAAACCACTGTACTAAACGCACTCTCACTGTTTATCCCACGAGAATCAAAAATAGTAAGCATAGAAGAAACACGTGAAATCAACCTACCACACCCCAACTGGATACCAGGAGTAGCAAGAACAGGATTCGGAGAAATCGTACAAGACAAAATGGTCGGAGAAATAGACATGTACGACCTAATGAAAGCAGCACTAAGACAGAGACCAGAATACATAATAGTAGGAGAAATCAGAGGAAAAGAAGCATACGTACTATTCCAAGCAATGGCAACAGGACACGCAACATACTCAACAGTACACGCAGACTCAGCTAAATCACTTATACACAGGCTTGAGGGTAAACCCATTGAGATACCTAGGATTATGTTACAGTCGCTTGATATTGTAACCATTCATATAACCACGCGTGTTAAAGGTAAACGTGTTAGGAGATGCAAGCAGATCATTGAGATAATAGACATAGATCCTACGACAAAAGAGATTCTTACAAACGAGGCTTTCCACTGGGATCCTGTTGAGGACAAGTTCATCTACACTGGTAAAAGCTATGTTTTAGAGGGTATACGGGCCCGCTGGGATATGAACAAAGAGGAGATTGTTAATGAGCTTAGAAAAAGAGCTGAGATCCTAGAGTGGATGCGTGAAAAAAATGTTAGGACATTCAAAGAAGTAGCAAGGGTTATATCAAAGTATGCTGAAAACCCTGAAGAGGTTATGAAATTAGTTAAACAAAAAAAAGATGAAAACGTGATAAAAGATGCCTCTAACTAATTACCAGAAAATGTGTTACAGGAGACTAGGTGATGTCGCGGAAAATGCGGTTACTGAAAAGCTTAAACAAAACCTTGAGAGCGCACACATTGAGATGCGCGCCGGTGCATACCTCTCATATGCATGGGTTAACACCGTATTAGCTGGTACAATAGCTGTTTTACTTTATCTTTCTTTTATCATGCTAATTAAAATGGAGCTAGTTATAACCTTGTTACTAGCAATATTCCCAGCTCTTGCAACTCTCGGTATCTATCTTTATTATATGCATGCACCTGGTTTAAAGGCTAGGGCACGTGGTAAAAAAATCGATTTGCATCTACCTTATGCGCTTAATTTTATTTCAGCTATGTCATCCGCTGGTATAACGCCTACAGAGATCTTTAAAAGTCTTTCTAAACAGGATATCTATGGTGAGATAAGGGATGAGGCTCTTTGGATATACCGTGATGTCAGCCTCTTAGGTAAAGATATCATCTCTGCTATAAAAGCAAACATAAACAGGACTCCCTCTGCTAAGTTCAAAGAGTTTCTACAGGGTGCTGTTGTAACCGTTCAATCAGGTGGTAGCCTTAAACCATATTTTATGGCAAAGGCTGATCAGTACATGCGTGAAAACAGGTTGGCGCAGAAACAACTCATAGAAAGTTTAGGGATCATGGCTGAGTGTTATGTTACAGCAGCGGTTGCAGGTATACTGTTGGTTATAATAATTATACCTCTTATGATGATGATATCCCAAAGTGGTACAGGTCAGTTGATTATTATGAATCTCTTCTCCTTTTTTGTTATACCCCTAATACATGTGGGGTTTGCGGTGGTTATTGCGCTTATGACTACGAGGGTGTAAAAAAATGGTTGCGGAAATAAAAAAACCTAGTTTGATAAAAAACCTGATTCTCACAGGGCAGCTTACCAGACTAATAATATACCTATGTGTGACTATACCTGCTATAATTTTTATTATCTTTGCCCTGTTGGTTCATCTGGGCTTGACGGGCCCACTTGTTATAGGACCTCTACGTATCGGTACATCCTTGGATTTCATCCTTTTCGCGATCTTCCTTGGCACAGGAACATTTGGTATATATGAATATTTTCATATGCGTAGGGTTCGTAAGATAGATGACAGGTTCCCTGATTTCGTCCGTGACCTAGCTGAGTCTAGGCGTGCTGGTATGACTTTCACAAAAGCAATCTTGTATGCATCTAAGGGGAACTATGGTGTTTTAACATCTGAGATAAAAAAGATATCACAGCAGATATCCTGGGGTAGTAGCGTGGAGGAGGCTCTGGCTGCTTTTGCCAAGAGGGTTAACACAAGGTTAATTAGGAGGATTATTTCTTTGATTATTGAGGCTAGCCGTAGTGGTGGTAACGTTGCTGATGTGCTTGATGCTGCATCTAGGGATGCAAGGGAGATAAGGTTGTTGGAGCGTGAGAGAAGATCAAATATGATGTCCTACGTGGCAATAATCTATGTTGGTATGGGTATATTTCTGTTGATAATCGCCATATTATGTGTTACCCTTATCCCTGCTATGACTGGTGAAGGATCCGCAGCTCTTTCAGCTGCAACAGGTGGAAAAGGGATGATCACAAAAGCAGACATAGTCCCTGTGTTTTTTTATGCTAACCTTTCTCAGAGTATCGGTATGGGGCTGGTGACAGGTGTTTTTGAGGAGGGGAATGTTGCCTCAGGGATAAAACATGTTTTTATAATGTCTCTGGTGACATGGGTTGTGTTCAAGTTTGTGATAGGGTTGTAGAGGTTATGAAAAAAAAAAATTTGTTTAAATTTTGTCAGAAATGACAAAACGTCACGATATGATTAAATACTAGTTTAGATAAAGTATAGCGTATTGAGGGGTGTGTTGCACATCTGGTGAAAATGGTATGAAGAAAAATAACAGAGCGGTTTCACCTGTGATCTCAGCTGTTTTAGCTTTGATGATTGTTACTTCCACGATGACCGCTGTTTTCGTCTGGGGTGTACCATATATTGATCAGATTAACACTGTTACATCCATAGAAAACTCTTTAAACCAGTTCACCTCATTTATTGATTCTATAGGTGAGTTGACTAATTCCTATGTTAATGATAGTAGAATAAACACGTTAGGTGTTAGTAAGGGTAGTGTTTCTGCTGGTGTTGACGAAGGAGGAAAAGACAGGGTTGTTGTTACGTATTCATATGATGAGGGTTATGATTTCACTGTATCTGGTTTGGATACCTGTTTTTTAGCTGGGACAAAGGTTTTGATGGCAGATGAGTCTTATAAGAACATTGAAGAGATAAATATTGGTGACATGGTTTTATCATATGATGAACATCTTGGCAGGGTTGTTTCCTGTAGGGTAGTTAATGTTTTTGCTCATCATCCTAGTGAGATGGGTGATTATTATCTTGTAATAAATGATGGTTTGAGGGTTACTCCTAATCATAGGTTTTATTCTAATGGTAGATGGGTTTATGCCGGTAATCTAAGAGTCGGGGACCCGTTGTTTGGTAAGGATATGGGTTCTAACTATCAGGTTGTTTCTATTAAAAAAATATATGAGCGGGAGCAGAGTTTTGATTTAGAAGTTGAAGGTTGTCATACGTATTTTGTATCAGTTGGTGGTGTTGATGTTCTTGTGCATAATGATGATGTGCAATCCCCTGAAAATAAATTGGTTCTATACCCTGAAAAGGATACACATATTAGGGAATTTCACAACACTAAAACTGGTGAAGATCATCGGTACCTAAATTTTGGTGGATCTCCAAAACTTAGTGTAGATCTACTCGCTGATCTATTTGGGATATTTTTGGGGAGAGAACATATTCTCATTAAATTTGATCTAACAAGCATCCCGATTGGTTCAACCATAGTATCCGCGAAATTAGGCTTATATTATTACGAGTGGGGATATAAAAATTTGTGGTATGATAATCCTTCCGGTAAAAAACTTGAATGCCATAGGTTAAAGCGTGATTGGAAGGAAGGAAATGGACCGGATGAAGGGATAAGAGGGAACGCAAATTGGTTTAATTCAACAGATGATGAAAAGTGGGATATCCTGGGAGGGGACTACGATAATGCTGTTACAGCCTCTGCAGAAATGCCAAACATAGGTAAGGATCCCCCTTATGATCCTGCATGGATTTATTTGGATGTAAAAAGCGATGTAATAAAATTTTTAAATGACGCACCAAATCATGGGTGGCTACTAAAATATGAAGATCCCCAATATGGAGTTATTCGGAGTTTTTTAGCTAATTTTACCTCAAATGAAACCACTGTTCAAGATCCGAATACTGGTGATATCGCGAGACCAAAACTAGAAATCATATACCTGAAAACAGAAACACTTGGTGCAACCAATGTCCAGAAAAACCGTGCTACTCTTAAGGGCAAAGTAGTCTCATATGGTAATGGTTGTAAATATGGTTTTTATTATAGAAAATATGGTACTGACAACTGGTTTTTTACAGGATGGCCAAACATAAATATGACGACAAATGGAGAATTCAGCAAACCTATACAAGGGCTTTCACCTGGGTGTCTGTATGAGTACCGTGCGAGCATAAAATGCACATACCAATCCACTGATTACATAAATAACGGGTCTATCATGTATTTCCTTACACCTGGGGAGATAACCAATTTTAATGCAACTGCTGTTACACCTAGGGATATAATTCTTAAATGGGATCTAGTTGATAACGCAAAGGGGGCATACATTGAATGGTTTACAACCCCACCGCCAAGCCCATGGAATCCAGAGCCTTATAACCAAAGCCGTAACAAGGTAGGCATAGATGGTTATTGCGAGGGTGAAAGTTTTCAACATACTGGTCTAACACCAAGGACAACCTATTATTACAAGGCATGGGCATATGCTCGTAATAGTGGTTGGATATCAAATGGTAGTGCAACTGCTCCATTTGGAAACACATGTACTAAAGAGGAGGAAACATTTGATGCACCAATCATTTTTACTTATCCGTCACCAAATGTGAATCGTTCAAGGGATGCGACACTAAGAGGACTTCTCACACATACTACAACTGGAGAAAACTGTATGGTTTGGTTTGATTATGGTCTAACCCCAGCATGTGGCACTGCATCCAAAGACCGTGATTGGACAAATGGAACTGGTACGTATGATTTTAATATAACCATTGATGGGTTAAAACCAGGTACAAAATACTATTACCGCGCAGTATACGAAGCCGTATACGGAGGAGGCTATAAATGTAGATATAGAGACCCAAATATCTCTAGTTTTACAACTCTTATAAACGACTTGGAGGTTGTTTCACCTCAATATAGTGACAGCTGGATAAAAGGGATCACCCATAAAATAGAATGGTACTATGGACCAAAGTTAAAAGGTACTAACGTAACTATTGAGTTATATATAGGAAAAGATCCTTGTTATGGAGCAATAGATGGGTATGATTACGTGGAGCTGCCCATAAACTATAGTGGAACCGATAAAAACGGGTCATTTAACTGGGTTATACCAAAGAATCTATCCAGTGGTAAATTCATCTATAGGATAAAGATAACTAGTGTTTTTGACCAGAATATATATGATTACAGTGATTATTTTTCAATAAGAGATATACATGAAGGAATAGTGTGGAATAGAACAATAACACCAACACACGAAGGAGACAACAGATATCGGGTTAACTGTGGGTCATCTAGTTGTGAGGGAGATGAATCTTTTAATATCACAATGATAAAAGGTATTTTAACTAGAGCCGAGGTATACGGGCTTTATTACGGGGGAGAACTATGTGATTGCTCGTTCAGAGGAACAGTACAAATAGACCTATATAACGATAGTTATTGTTTTGGTAGCATCATCCTCCTGGATTCTGATTCCTTAACCTACGAATCTCCATCTAGTAGCGGAACCTATATTTCAACAATTGAAAACGGCGGGCTTTTATATTCTGATCCCAACATAAATAAATATCTGAAAAAAACACCACCTATTTATGCTGGTGGAGGTGTTTTTTCAATGCATGCGATACAAATTGTTGCATCACCTTTTTCAGCAGGGGGAAGCAATGGTTTTAGGATCAGGGTAAAAACCGTTGTTAACGTAAACAGTATAAGAGAAAAGGATTATGTTTATAATCTTAGACTACAGTTTTATGGTGACAACTCTGATTTGTGGTTAAAATATTTCAGGATTAACTACCCTGTTTTTGAGAGGCAGGGTGACACATTGTTTTATACCTCTTCTTCTACATCTAAACTGTGGTTTGTGTTTTCACATACCGCGATTCAGATCAGTTTTGTATGATGATGCAGATTCTTTGTTTTAATAATATCATATTTTTAAAGAAAAAAAATTTGTTTAAGTTTGTCTACGTAGTATTTATATAAGAGAAATAGGATTACTTGTTATAATTTGAGTGGGATAGTTGGATGCATACTCTTAGTAATTATGCTGTAACTGAGGTTCTAAGTCTTGTCACTGTTGTTATAATTGCATCATCAGCTATCACCGCGGTGCTTTTATGGGCTATACCAGAGTTGGATGCTAAGAAGCAGTCTGTTCGTATTGATAGTGCTTTGACACAGTTTAAGACCATAAGAGATGTTATAGAGGATGTTACCAGCGGTGGTGCTGGTGCAAGTAATTTCGTTGATTTTGTAACAGATGCTGGTGATGTTTCCTTGGATTCTAAAGGCGATAGGTTTATTTTTTACTATTCGCTTGTTGAAGGTTTTGATTTCAATGTATCTAATCTTGGTGATAGTTACGATAGAAAATTTGGTTTTAAAATAGAAAGCGCTGCTGGACCTGGATCCGCTGTGGATTCTTTTTTAACAATATATTATCTATATAGTGGCGAATCGGAAACCGTACCAATTACTAATCAAGTTGAAATCTCTAAGAATTTAGCAGATGCCGTTAAAATAGATGTTACCTATTCTGGTAAAATTTCTGGTCGTATCTGGCTTTTTGACTCAGGATACTTATCATACGAAGTAGCATCCAGCTCCGGGGTTTTTAGGCTTTTTGCTGAGAACGGAGCAACTATCTCAGTATACCCCTCTGGTTATCTATACCATAAACCTGGTTTTTACAACAAAGATAACTCAGTTGTTATGAAAATGATACAGATAAAACCAGGTGATATAAGAGGTGGAAGCGGGAAAGGCGTATACAAATTCCTAATCAGATCAAATGCTAGCTACGTAAGAGAGGTTAAAGCAGATATACATGGATGTTTTAAAATGCAGATATATGGGGGTAACAGTGAGGCTTGGGTAAGGTTTTACACGATGGAACATGGTTTCAAAAAATTTGGTTCAACCCAAGGAGGTTCTCTCTCTCAAGATACATTGTATCTGGAGGCGGGTAAAACCTTTTCGCTTGTTCAATCAGTTTGTGATGCTAGGTTGGTGGAAATAAAATGAGGAGTATAACCTACGATAGAAAGGGTGTTTCAAATATTCTTGGTTACGTTTTTTCATTTGGCGTAGCATCTATGTTGATGATTAGCGCTGTTCTTATAACCACAGGTATACTTGATAACAGAACCGCTGCTGTTGCAGGTATGCAGGCTCAGAGTGTTGCCAACAAGATAGCAGACGCGGTTGTAGAGGCAATCGCGGTACTACAGTCTCCATCTAACATGGGTTATAAAAAAACCTTGGATATACCTATGGATATAGCTGGGCGTAGCTACTATGTTGATGTCACAGATAAACTGATATACGTAAACACCACAGATGGGCTGGTGAGCAGAAGCTGCCCAACCTACACAGCTGAGGACCTAAAAATCGGTGTTGGTGGTGGTAGAACATATTGTGGTGGCGTAGGCAAGATCAATGTTTCTGTTGATAAATCTGATACACTCTATAAACTGGATTTCGGATCAGGAAACACAACCAGGCATTCACCTGTTGCATCAGGATATTATTTTGTGAGTAACACATCTGCAATAAAGCCTGAGTTAAGGGACCCACCTTGGTGGAATACTAGTTATACAAACAGGGTTCCAATATTGATAAACAACACCTCACCATATGATCTGGTAAATGTACCAGTTAAGGTAGTTCTCAACACATCAAATTTTGATTACAGCAAGGCAAATGTGGTTTTTGAAGAATCTTCTTCAAATTTTACATCTAATCTTGTTTTTAATGACCCCTCAGATAATGCTGTGACTAAGATCGAAATCCTTACAAAGGAATGGAACCCTGGTTGGTTTTATACTTACTACTATCCTACTGAAAACACTGTTACTGTTAGAATCAAAGAGATTGCTGGAGGATATGATATATCCTACATAAGAGGAGAAACCATTAAGTTAAACGGAAATGTAAAAAGAAAATCATGGGATGCATCTACAGGTATTGCTAAATTTGATGGCAAAGAAGCTCTGGAGTCGCTTGAAAACGGGGAACATTTCCTAAAAAAATCTAGGTACACTGTTACTGTTTCTGGTTTACTTAAAAACGGGGTTGAATTCTACGGCTTAGGAGATATATCTATAAATGCTGTGTACGTTCGCCCCGGGGATAGCATAA
This genomic interval carries:
- a CDS encoding type II secretion system F family protein — protein: MCYRRLGDVAENAVTEKLKQNLESAHIEMRAGAYLSYAWVNTVLAGTIAVLLYLSFIMLIKMELVITLLLAIFPALATLGIYLYYMHAPGLKARARGKKIDLHLPYALNFISAMSSAGITPTEIFKSLSKQDIYGEIRDEALWIYRDVSLLGKDIISAIKANINRTPSAKFKEFLQGAVVTVQSGGSLKPYFMAKADQYMRENRLAQKQLIESLGIMAECYVTAAVAGILLVIIIIPLMMMISQSGTGQLIIMNLFSFFVIPLIHVGFAVVIALMTTRV
- the sepF gene encoding cell division protein SepF, translated to MGIVNKIWGDKKSGDVGGYIDLEKYVESTETPQPAKMYVRVGEIQRYEDLKELTDYVYGGNVLILDFAAIAEEEVILKRITNDLKKLVSEINGDIAGIGNNLMIVSPSGVKIDRRKIRGRYA
- a CDS encoding RNA-binding protein, whose amino-acid sequence is MLIKVKNRHTLRRKEVRELINKIRENYNHSFFEEKSNVETGEVEGYKLVFVENKPVFMFHEKQMVFTLNGINKFRPQEKFVVVDMGAVSFVTSGADVMAPGVVDADKGISEGDPVWVCDEKHKKPLAVGFALMNSEQMIKEEKGKAVKVVHYVGDRLWNLISKSL
- the rpl37e gene encoding 50S ribosomal protein L37e (contains a zinc finger motif), whose protein sequence is MTKGTSSHFGGKKTHTICRRCGKHSFHMQKRRCSSCGFGESSKLRHYNWARKKQ
- a CDS encoding type II secretion system F family protein; the encoded protein is MVAEIKKPSLIKNLILTGQLTRLIIYLCVTIPAIIFIIFALLVHLGLTGPLVIGPLRIGTSLDFILFAIFLGTGTFGIYEYFHMRRVRKIDDRFPDFVRDLAESRRAGMTFTKAILYASKGNYGVLTSEIKKISQQISWGSSVEEALAAFAKRVNTRLIRRIISLIIEASRSGGNVADVLDAASRDAREIRLLERERRSNMMSYVAIIYVGMGIFLLIIAILCVTLIPAMTGEGSAALSAATGGKGMITKADIVPVFFYANLSQSIGMGLVTGVFEEGNVASGIKHVFIMSLVTWVVFKFVIGL
- a CDS encoding type II/IV secretion system ATPase subunit, which encodes MKKDREKPFKKTSSSSKIDEKKLLEIEKKIDETITKNKETTAEKNLVERYSFKNKQGEAIYFLKEKKNNNTESKDLKEDEKEFIEEQPTNHKNQETNGSIDKKIDEIIFSKYDDKTGEIKTENSGIKKKEILLEKNKTVDKKTKKEKTAKNRKLRLRIGKKTLKPDELPEEEYDETEPQTDTNLLDSSEKDDLSLTDILTANVQENGLEHVFFDEVDISFGGWSPRITDQEKKDLALPFQAKPEIKNENMVEAEIPKELFKDKSMIIKELGLKENEWEELEFYPLKEPFAYVEILREKESLDKRYFLVEVDLDEEEQRLVKFITETLTTLSINYLEMQSTGDEKYLVNKVDEVIKEYGLKIRDESKKKILYYIEKSSLGLDKIDPLMRDPNIEDISCDGANIPIFLYHRKYGSLKSNIDFKSEDELSSFIFKLAQKCGKHISIAEPMLDATMPDGSRIQMTLSDEITAKGSTFTIRKFRENPFSPPDLVEFNTMSSEMLAYMWLAVENGVNTLIAGGTASGKTTVLNALSLFIPRESKIVSIEETREINLPHPNWIPGVARTGFGEIVQDKMVGEIDMYDLMKAALRQRPEYIIVGEIRGKEAYVLFQAMATGHATYSTVHADSAKSLIHRLEGKPIEIPRIMLQSLDIVTIHITTRVKGKRVRRCKQIIEIIDIDPTTKEILTNEAFHWDPVEDKFIYTGKSYVLEGIRARWDMNKEEIVNELRKRAEILEWMREKNVRTFKEVARVISKYAENPEEVMKLVKQKKDENVIKDASN
- a CDS encoding small nuclear ribonucleoprotein (Enables 3` processing of polyadenylated mRNAs and tRNA precursors); amino-acid sequence: MEKPLKILHASLNNRVIVELRGGRGYHGILDGYDVPHMNLVLKKADEIVNGELVKKHDTIIVRGDNIIYISP